The Engystomops pustulosus chromosome 4, aEngPut4.maternal, whole genome shotgun sequence genome contains a region encoding:
- the BHLHE41 gene encoding class E basic helix-loop-helix protein 41 — protein MDEAIHSLQERQLLEHRDFLGMDYPSLYLCKPKRGIKRDDSKETYKLPHRLIEKKRRDRINECIAQLKDLLPEHLKLTTLGHLEKAVVLELTLKHLKGLTSLTEQQHQKIISLQNGERSMKTPIQSDLDAFHSGFQTCAKEVLQYLSRFESWSARDQRCTQLLNHLHTVSSQILPSSQLLLQQIPGGKTASPSPSRGVPKVENQTNCVPVIQRTQNLELSENDTDTDSGYGGEGEKMDTKAEGQSAGKGQEANNVTVKQEPLDEPSPKRFKAECPGLGGSGSGSDAILRPDANLLNTLMGFGSSPIAQQAPFCLPFYFISPSAAAAAAAYMPFLDKGGLEKYLYPTAAPIPFIYPGIPTQAGSTFPCLSSVLSPEKMAGCSPSLLSELPSSPFQAGGPNSLAAEDLREPLQDLLQPPKEN, from the exons ATGGATGAAGCTATCCACAGTTTGCAGGAGAGACAGTTACTGGAGCACAGAGATTTCCTGGG AATGGACTACCCTTccttatacctgtgcaagcccaAGAGGGGCATCAAGCGAGACGACAGCAAG GAGACCTACAAACTGCCTCACCGGCTCATTGAGAAAAAGAGGAGAGACCGGATAAATGAATGTATCGCGCAGCTCAAAGACCTTCTGCCTGAACATCTCAAACTCACG ACGTTGGGGCACTTGGAGAAGGCGGTGGTGCTGGAGTTAACTTTGAAACACTTGAAGGGTTTAACGTCTTTGACGGAGCAGCAGCACCAGAAGATCATCTCATTACAGAACG GAGAACGTTCCATGAAAACTCCCATTCAGTCAGATCTGGACGCTTTCCATTCCGGATTTCAGACGTGTGCCAAAGAAGTTCTGCAGTACCTCTCCCGGTTTGAGAGCTGGTCAGCCCGAGACCAGAGGTGTACTCAGCTCCTTAACCATCTCCATACTGTGTCCAGCCAGATCCTGCCCAGTTCTCAGCTACTGTTACAGCAGATCCCTGGTGGAAAAACAGCTTCACCGTCCCCGTCGCGAGGGGTTCCAAAAGTAGAGAACCAAACAAACTGTGTGCCGGTCATTCAGAGGACACAAAACCTGGAACTGAGTGAGAATGACACTGACACCGACAGTGGGTATGGGGGCGAGGGGGAGAAGATGGACACTAAAGCTGAGGGACAGAGTGCCGGCAAGGGCCAAGAGGCCAACAATGTGACCGTCAAGCAGGAGCCTCTGGATGAACCGTCCCCTAAAAGGTTTAAGGCGGAATGTCCCGGATTGGGAGGGTCGGGCTCTGGCTCGGACGCCATTCTTAGACCTGATGCCAATCTTCTCAACACGTTGATGGGATTTGGAAGTAGTCCTATTGCTCAACAAGCTCCTTTCTGTTTACCCTTCTACTTCATCTCGCCCTCGGCGGCGGCCGCAGCCGCAGCGTATATGCCTTTCCTAGACAAGGGCGGTTTGGAAAAGTACTTGTACCCAACGGCCGCCCCCATCCCTTTCATCTACCCTGGAATCCCGACCCAGGCTGGAAGCACGTTCCCATGCCTATCCTCTGTCCTCTCTCCCGAGAAGATGGCCGGCTGCTCCCCAAGCCTACTCTCCGAGCTCCCGTCATCGCCCTTCCAGGCTGGTGGTCCAAACTCACTGGCCGCAGAGGACCTTCGGGAGCCCTTACAAGACCTCTTGCAGCCTCCTAAGGAGAACTGA